A genome region from Rhizophagus irregularis chromosome 14, complete sequence includes the following:
- a CDS encoding cyclin-dependent protein kinase, with product MLAEFRTKRETERVRVEDKYQVIGFISSGTYGRVYKAKAKKTVKSADGEEKELVYAIKKFKPDKEGDTHTYTGISQSACREISLCRELQHQNIISLQEVLLEDNSIHMVFEYAEHDFLQIIHHHSQQERKPIPEFTIKSFLWQLLNGVAYLHANWVLHRDLKPANILVTADGVVKIGDLGLARIYERPLQPLFNGDKVVVTIWYRAPELLLGSRHYTKAIDIWAVGCIFAELLTLRPIFKGEEAKMDNKKNVPFQKNQLNKIFDVLGKPTKEQWATIEQQPEYPNLASFRSSPNRLREFYNNSCSSNSDAGFALLSAMLEYDPVKRITAEDALLHPYFSEEPKPSMDSFEGQHYQYPLRAVKSEDNDMKVPPTANSAVQGQGGTTHGGTRGKHGHSGKDEGRPSKRGREVQKKSGK from the exons atGTTGGCAGAATTTAGAACAAAACGAGAAACTGAGAGAGTTCGAGTTGAAGATAAATATCAAGTAATAGGATTTATTAGTTCAGGAACTTACGGAAGAGTTTATAAGGCCAAGGCAAAAAAGACTGTGAAAAG TGCTGATGGAGAAGAAAAGGAACTTGTATAtgcaataaaaaagtttaaaccAGATAAGGAAGGAGATACACATACGTATACTGGAATATCACAGTCCGCATGTCGAGAAATATCG ttatgTAGAGAGCTTCaacatcaaaatattatttcattgcAAGAAGTATTATTAGAGGACAATTCGATTCATATGGTGTTTGAATACGCCGAACATGATTttctt caaaTTATTCATCATCATAGCCAACAAGAAAGAAAACCAATTCCAGAATTTACCATAAAGTCATTTTTATGGCAATTGCTTAATGGAGTAGCATATCTCCATGCAAATTGGGTTCTGCATAGAGATTTGAAACCTGCAAATATTTTAGTGACTGCTGATGGTGTTGTGAAGATTG GAGATTTGGGTTTAGCAAGAATTTATGAACGTCCATTGCAGCCGTTATTTAATGGTGACAAAGTTGTCGTAACTATATGGTACAGAGCTCCAGAACTTTTACTGGGATCAAGACATTATACTAAAGCTATag ATATATGGGCAGTTGGGTGTATTTTTGCCGAGCTTTTGACATTGAGACCTATTTTTAAAGGTGAAGAAGCAAAAATGGATAACAAAAAGAATGTCCCGTTTCAGAAAAATCAAttgaataagatttttgaCGTTTTGGGAAAACCAACAA AGGAACAGTGGGCTACCATAGAACAACAGCCAGAGTATCCTAATTTGGCTAGTTTTAGATC aTCACCAAATCGACTTcgtgaattttataataactcaTGTTCGTCAAATTCGGATGCAGGTTTTGCACTTTTATCGGCTATGTTGGAATATGATCCAGTTAAGCGTATTACTGCAGAAGATGCATTACTTCATCCATATTTTAGTGAAGAACCTAAACCGTCTATGga TTCATTTGAAGGACAGCATTATCAATACCCATTACGAGCTGTTAAGAGTGAAGATAATGATATGAAGGTGCCACCAACAGCGAATTCGGCCGTGCAAGGACAGGGAGGAACAACACATGGAGGAACGAGGGGAAAACATGGTCATAGTGGAAAGGATGAAGGAAGACCAAGCAAGAGGGGGAgg gAAGTACAAAAAAAGTCGGgcaaataa
- a CDS encoding uncharacterized protein (CAZy:AA5; SECRETED:cutsite_ASA-YP; SECRETED:prob_0.6654); SECRETED:SignalP(1-28), with amino-acid sequence MKNYYSYFLLFLLIGGFLLSININNASAYPSQNQRRQAPAAKAAPPKDAAPKDAPKDANAPAGKAAAPPAPPPAAAPAGKEVGDATAGTWTILPTLTGVNAMHMFVPRPGQYIYVDKLEANPLLQSNGQPAESALFDIDKNTLTALDLTSDTFCSAGSFMGNGVLVHTGGDNGNVQFAAGQQTLRFYDPMVGKWEEKVGLMKSKRWYPTMLPLVDGRVVIMGGSTGGTGLNRAEIDNPTYNIWPPSSADGTPDADRPMPFLTDTLPYNLYVFMHIVPNNENKNMLFMLSNQQPILFDLDTGTLVYNYPKIAVQRTYPQTGTSLMLPLFSSNNYAPEIMVCGGQAAFEITSTAEASCGRMLLNANQPAWVMDDFGGIPRVMPDNVILPNGQVVFLNGAQTGFAGFRKGNKANPLWVNSNPAFNPVLYDPVGKTYAKMNPSTVARMYHSVAILSPDGYVFVAGSNPQASVQKGLEFSTEYRAEIFKPPYILTDVPRPTIINVNGTDIAGNRIPIAYNQQTILVVSCTDPKPSFTAAIIHLGFVTHSQNMGQRYVGLDIASVNYDANAAGQYIITLTTPPNPTIIAPGPHYIFILNNGAPCVRAAEVLLN; translated from the exons atgaaaaattattatagttattttctattattccTCCTTATTGGAGGTTTCCTcttatcaattaatattaataatgctTCGGCTTATCCATCTCAAAACCAAA GACGACAAGCACCAGCAGCAAAAGCTGCTCCTCCAAAAGATGCTGCTCCAAAAGATGCTCCAAAAGACGCAAATGCACCAGCAGGAAAGGCCGCAGCTCCTCCAGCACCACCGCCAGCAGCAGCACCAGCAGGCAAAGAAGTTGGAGATGCAACTGCAGGAACTTGGACTATCCTTCCAAc ACTAACGGGTGTCAACGCAATGCATATGTTTGTACCTCGTCCTGGCCAATACATTTACGTTGATAAAC TTGAAGCAAATCCATTACTTCAATCAAATGGTCAACCAGCAGAATCTGCATTATTCGACATCGATAAAAACACACTTACAGCTCTTGATCTTACATCAGACACTTTTTGTTCGGCAGGATCTTTTATGGGAAATGGAGTTTTGGTTCACACCGGTGGTGATAATGGTAATGTTCAATTTGCAGCTGGTCAACAAACTTTACGATTTTATGATCCAATGGTTGGTAAATGGGAAGAAAAGGTTGGTTTGATGAAGTCTAAAAGATGGTACCCGACTATGTTACC attggTTGATGGCAGGGTAGTCATTATGGGAGGTTCTACTGGCGGTACAGGTCTAAATAGAGCCGAGATTGATAATCCAACTTATAATATATGGCCACCATCATCTGCTGATGGAACACCAGATGCAGATAGACCAATGCCATTCCTTACTGATACTCTCCCTTATAACCTCTACGTATTCATGCACATTGTACCAAATaatgagaataaaaatatgttattcATGCTTTCCAATCAACAAcctatattatttgatttagaCACTGGTACTCTGGTATATAACTATCCAAAAATAGCTGTTCAACGTACATACCCACAAACCGGAACTTCTTTAATGTTACCTTTATTCTCAAGTAATAATTACGCACCTGAAATTATGGTTTGTGGAGGTCAAGCAGCATTTGAAATTACTTCAACCGCTGAAGCATCTTGTGGTAGAATGCTTTTAAACGCTAATCAACCTGCTTGGGTGATGGACGATTTTGGTGGAATCCCTCGTGTTATGCCTGACAACGTAATATTACCAAATGGTCAAGTTGTATTTTTAAATGGAGCTCAAACTGGTTTTGCAGGATTCCGTAAGGGCAACAAAGCAAATCCTTTATGGGTAAATAGTAATCCAGCATTCAATCCTGTTCTTTACGACCCTGTTGGAAAAACATACGCGAAAATGAACCCATCAACAGTTGCAAGAATGTATCACTCTGTTGCAATCTTATCACCTGATGGTTACGTTTTTGTCGCCGGTAGTAATCCACAAGCATCCGTTCAGAAAGGTCTTGAATTCTCAACAGa atatCGAGCCGAAATTTTCAAACCTCCTTATATTTTAACTGATGTACCTCGACCAACgataattaatgttaatggaACTGATATTGCCGGGAACAGAATACCAATAGCATACAATCAACAAACAATTTTAGTTGTCTCATGTACAGACCCTAAACCATCATTCACAGCTGCAATTATACATCTTGGTTTCGTAACACATTCACAAAATATGGGACAGAGATATGTCGGGTTAGACATTGCTTCAGTAAATTATGATGCGAATGCAGCCGGtcaatatattataacttTAACTACACCACCAAATCCTACAATAATTGCACCCGGACcacattatatatttatactaaataatGGAGCTCCATGTGTAAGGGCAGCagaagttttattaaattaa